CCACAAAAGGATTTCCGCTACGCAACGGATTTGATCGAGTTCATCAAGGAACAAGCCCCTCACTTTGATATTATTGGAGCTTGTTATCCTGAAGGGCATCCTGACTCGCCAAACCAGATCTCAGATATTCAAAATCTCAAGAAGAAAGTGGATGCAGGCTGTTCAAGCCTTGTAACGCAACTTTTCTTTGACAATGAGCGCTTCTACGATTTCCAAGACAAGTGTACCTTGGCAGGGATTGATGTTCCCATTCATGCGGGGATCATGCCCATTCTTAACCGTAATCAAGCACTTCGTCTCTTGAAGACTTGTGAGAATATCCATCTTCCACGTAAATTTAAGGCCATCTTAGACAAGTATGAGCATGACCCTGAGTCGCTCAGAGCAGCAGGGCTTGCCTATGCCGTGGATCAGATCGTGGACTTGGTCACTCAGGATGTCGCAGGTGTGCATCTCTACACCATGAACAATGCTGAAACAGCAAAATACATCCACCAAGCAACCCATGCCTTGTTTAATCATCAGTCTTTAGGATAATAAAAAGCAAACCATTCTTCTCAGGTGAGGGGAATGGTTCCTTTTTAATAGAAAAGCCCGCACTTTTTAAGAAAAATATGATAAAATAGACTCTGTACGTACTTGATACAAAGATGAGGGTATAAAAGTTTTAAAGGCTTTGTCGATTCTCAATTTTATGATAGAAATTTTTTCATAATTTGTTCTTTTCAGTATTTAGTTTGAGCGACACGAACGAGTCAAATCGATGTTATTTGACGAGAGAGTTAGTAAAGCATTTAGCTAATCGCCTAATAGCGATTAGCGTGAAAGGATTAGATGCTTTAGCATCAAACCTTTCTAATGATTTGTATCCTGAAAGTTGAACACGGGCTAAATCCCTAGTGAAAAAGATAGATTTCCTGGTGTGTATCGCACACTGCGTCATTTATGCTATCA
This genomic interval from Streptococcus oralis subsp. tigurinus contains the following:
- the metF gene encoding methylenetetrahydrofolate reductase [NAD(P)H]; translated protein: MSRQTPSLSFEVFPPNPAVGNDKIISALQDMRELTPHFISVTASNNKFNIKETTVRLADFIQNDLAIPTIAHLPAIYLTKDKVAETIADLDKVGVQKILALRGDIIPDVEPQKDFRYATDLIEFIKEQAPHFDIIGACYPEGHPDSPNQISDIQNLKKKVDAGCSSLVTQLFFDNERFYDFQDKCTLAGIDVPIHAGIMPILNRNQALRLLKTCENIHLPRKFKAILDKYEHDPESLRAAGLAYAVDQIVDLVTQDVAGVHLYTMNNAETAKYIHQATHALFNHQSLG